A single window of Deltaproteobacteria bacterium DNA harbors:
- a CDS encoding DUF4124 domain-containing protein, with translation MRVVGWMALGLVLLAGSASADEIYRSTDAAGRPVFSNGRGGSGDARQDVAPAAAPATEDAENFSTGASLRRQALERDLRTSERRLRDLDARLAALARARTRNAGGSEATGGVRAVAADVRSEEEQRLAAEREQVAQHVADARAAYAKLREEVAARLGGTPSWWIELR, from the coding sequence ATGAGGGTGGTGGGATGGATGGCGCTCGGCCTCGTGCTGCTCGCGGGAAGCGCGTCGGCGGACGAGATCTACCGCTCGACCGACGCCGCAGGCCGGCCGGTCTTCTCGAACGGCCGCGGGGGGAGCGGCGACGCGCGGCAGGACGTCGCACCGGCGGCGGCTCCCGCGACCGAAGACGCGGAGAACTTCTCCACCGGCGCCTCGCTCCGCCGCCAGGCCCTCGAGCGCGACCTCCGCACGTCGGAGCGCCGTCTCCGTGATCTCGACGCACGGCTCGCCGCCCTCGCGCGCGCGCGCACGCGAAACGCCGGCGGCAGCGAGGCGACGGGCGGCGTGCGCGCCGTCGCCGCCGACGTCCGCTCCGAGGAGGAGCAACGCCTCGCCGCCGAGCGCGAGCAGGTGGCGCAGCACGTCGCGGACGCCCGCGCCGCCTACGCGAAGCTGCGCGAGGAGGTGGCGGCGCGGCTCGGCGGCACGCCGAGCTGGTGGATCGAGCTGCGGTAG
- a CDS encoding glycosyltransferase, translating into MTEAVPTLEDYRHVAPAGTVELLRRLSERVRGRRVLHVSTSREVGGVAEILRRLVPLLEEAGVDAAWESLDGEEAPQVGARLHAALQGDEERLPPETFDEFRAFTRGHASALELGADIVVTHDVLPAGLVDARPPEGAWVWRCHLDVSRPQRRAWTFLRQFVVKFDAAVFSLPSFAQRLPIPQFLIYPSIDPLSDKNRELPAAEIDAILSGLGVPRDKPILLQVARFDRFKDPLGVIDAYRLVKRQHECRLVLVGGAESDDPAGVELSADVREAASHDPDLHVLELPPQARREVNALQHAATIVFQKSTREGFGLGVAEAMWKSKPVIGGFAGGIAAQVIYDVTGFTVNSVEGAAFRARQLLADPELRTRLGAAGREHVRQNFLITRQLGDELALMATLLR; encoded by the coding sequence ATGACCGAAGCCGTGCCGACCCTCGAGGACTACCGGCACGTCGCCCCCGCGGGGACCGTCGAGCTCCTCCGCCGCCTCTCGGAGCGCGTGCGCGGGCGGCGGGTGCTGCACGTCAGCACGAGCCGGGAGGTCGGCGGAGTGGCCGAGATCCTTCGCCGCCTCGTGCCGCTGCTCGAGGAAGCCGGAGTCGACGCCGCCTGGGAGAGCCTCGACGGCGAGGAGGCGCCACAGGTCGGCGCGCGCCTCCACGCGGCCCTCCAGGGCGACGAGGAGCGGCTGCCGCCCGAGACGTTCGACGAGTTCCGCGCCTTCACCCGCGGCCACGCCAGTGCGCTCGAGCTCGGGGCCGACATCGTCGTGACCCACGACGTCCTGCCCGCCGGCCTGGTCGACGCCCGCCCTCCGGAGGGTGCCTGGGTCTGGCGGTGCCACCTCGACGTGTCACGGCCGCAGCGCCGCGCCTGGACGTTCCTCCGCCAGTTCGTCGTGAAGTTCGACGCCGCCGTGTTCTCCTTGCCGAGCTTCGCGCAGCGTCTGCCGATCCCGCAGTTCCTGATCTATCCGTCGATCGACCCGCTGAGCGACAAGAACCGCGAGCTCCCTGCGGCCGAGATCGACGCCATCCTGTCGGGTCTCGGCGTGCCGCGCGACAAGCCGATCCTGCTCCAGGTGGCGCGTTTCGACCGGTTCAAGGACCCGCTCGGCGTCATCGACGCCTACCGGCTGGTCAAGCGGCAGCACGAGTGCCGGCTCGTGCTCGTGGGTGGCGCCGAGAGCGACGACCCCGCGGGGGTGGAGCTCTCGGCGGACGTCCGGGAGGCGGCCAGCCACGATCCCGACCTGCACGTGCTCGAGCTGCCGCCGCAGGCGCGCCGCGAGGTGAACGCGCTCCAGCACGCCGCGACCATCGTCTTCCAGAAGTCCACGCGCGAGGGCTTCGGCCTGGGCGTCGCCGAGGCGATGTGGAAGTCGAAGCCGGTGATCGGCGGCTTCGCGGGCGGGATCGCCGCGCAGGTGATCTACGACGTCACCGGCTTCACCGTGAACTCGGTCGAGGGGGCGGCCTTCCGGGCGCGCCAGCTGCTCGCCGACCCCGAGCTCCGCACGCGGCTCGGTGCCGCCGGGCGCGAGCACGTCCGGCAGAACTTCCTGATCACCCGCCAGCTGGGCGACGAGCTGGCGCTGATGGCGACGCTGCTGCGCTGA
- a CDS encoding DUF3536 domain-containing protein, producing the protein MPPKYPPVRALCLHGHFYQPPREHPWLGVVGPEASAAPDRDWNTRITRECYAPNAEARVLDGAGRLCDLVNCYEWTSFDFGPTLLSWLEPHAPEVFAALRRADVASQARTGHGNAWASAYGHPILPLSTPRDVRTQVRWGRRDFEHRFGRAPEGMWLPEMAVDRTALAALAEAGITLTLLAPHQARRIRPLGADDAAWTPVTPESLDVSRLYRCLLPGGGFVDVVFRHAALSHGVAFGALLGDGVELAKRLRAALDDDGSIVAIAVDGETYGHHHRFGEMALAAALRVLRRDREVELVGPAAFRDAHPPAHEVEIIEGTSWSCPHGVERWRADCGCRVAGPAGGSQAWRAPLRQAIDWLRNETAILYETRAGEVLHDPCGARDRYVECVLDPSRTAGFLADEANGRLSPAATVLTRRALELARHALLMQTSCGWFFDDLAGLEPVQVMRYAARTIELAEALGRRLEDGFVDRLAPARSNANGEGGADLYRRAARGRAATPARVAASGALLAVLGQPPRVPGYELGFSAAPAGGELEAEVRVAELATGALSALRVVAVRAADGTPSCQVGDSRFTLASLFGVQREHLVEAVAREGASVARASRHGALARLRTILEPLLAADTPLPLELAMLLGYEAAEEIAAGVAATPPALGPLQSRAASLRARGVVFPARWLARRLAQALEERIVGLPEGAQEALGLLDLAEAAAVVLDLGRAQVRALAWWREAPPAVRSALPVTRLCERLRIAPEAPGAAAR; encoded by the coding sequence ATGCCGCCTAAATACCCACCCGTGCGCGCACTCTGCCTGCACGGTCACTTCTACCAGCCGCCCCGCGAGCACCCGTGGCTGGGCGTGGTCGGCCCCGAGGCGTCGGCGGCGCCGGACCGCGACTGGAACACGCGCATCACGCGCGAGTGCTACGCGCCGAACGCCGAGGCGCGGGTGCTCGACGGCGCGGGGCGGCTCTGTGACCTCGTCAACTGCTACGAGTGGACGAGCTTCGACTTCGGTCCGACGCTGCTCTCCTGGCTCGAGCCGCATGCGCCCGAGGTGTTCGCCGCCCTCAGGCGGGCCGACGTGGCGAGCCAGGCGCGCACCGGTCACGGCAATGCGTGGGCGTCGGCCTACGGGCACCCGATCCTGCCGCTCTCGACGCCGCGCGACGTGCGCACGCAGGTCCGGTGGGGGCGGCGAGACTTCGAGCACCGCTTCGGGCGCGCGCCGGAGGGGATGTGGCTGCCCGAGATGGCGGTCGACCGCACGGCCCTCGCGGCGCTGGCGGAGGCCGGCATCACGCTCACCTTGCTCGCGCCTCACCAGGCCCGTCGCATCCGGCCGCTGGGCGCGGACGACGCGGCCTGGACGCCGGTCACGCCGGAGTCGCTCGACGTCAGCCGCCTCTACCGCTGCCTCCTGCCCGGCGGCGGCTTCGTCGACGTGGTCTTCCGTCACGCGGCGCTGTCGCACGGCGTCGCATTCGGTGCGCTCCTGGGCGACGGCGTCGAGCTCGCCAAGCGGCTGCGTGCGGCGCTGGACGATGATGGGAGCATCGTCGCCATCGCGGTCGACGGCGAGACCTACGGCCATCATCACCGTTTCGGCGAGATGGCGCTCGCGGCCGCGCTGCGGGTGCTGCGCAGAGATCGCGAGGTCGAGCTGGTCGGCCCGGCGGCCTTCCGCGACGCGCATCCGCCGGCGCACGAGGTGGAGATCATCGAGGGGACGTCGTGGAGCTGCCCGCACGGGGTGGAGCGCTGGCGAGCGGACTGCGGCTGCCGGGTCGCGGGCCCGGCCGGCGGGAGCCAGGCCTGGCGGGCGCCGCTCCGGCAGGCGATCGACTGGCTGCGCAACGAGACGGCGATCCTCTACGAGACCCGTGCCGGCGAGGTCCTGCACGACCCGTGTGGCGCGCGCGACCGCTACGTCGAGTGCGTGCTCGATCCCAGCCGCACCGCGGGCTTCCTCGCCGACGAGGCGAACGGGCGGCTTTCCCCGGCGGCCACCGTGCTGACGCGACGCGCGCTCGAGCTCGCTCGCCATGCGCTCCTCATGCAGACGAGCTGCGGCTGGTTCTTCGACGACCTCGCGGGCTTGGAGCCGGTGCAGGTGATGCGCTACGCGGCCCGGACGATCGAGCTCGCCGAGGCCCTCGGCCGGCGGCTGGAGGACGGGTTCGTCGACCGGCTGGCCCCGGCGCGCAGCAACGCGAATGGAGAGGGCGGCGCCGACCTCTACCGGCGCGCGGCGCGTGGGCGGGCGGCGACGCCCGCGCGCGTGGCGGCGAGCGGTGCGTTGCTGGCCGTCCTCGGTCAGCCGCCGCGCGTCCCGGGCTACGAGCTCGGCTTTTCCGCCGCCCCCGCGGGCGGCGAGCTCGAGGCCGAGGTGCGGGTCGCCGAGCTCGCGACGGGCGCCCTGTCGGCGCTGCGCGTGGTGGCGGTGCGCGCCGCGGATGGCACGCCGTCGTGCCAGGTGGGCGACTCGCGCTTCACGCTCGCGAGCCTCTTCGGCGTGCAGCGCGAACATCTCGTCGAGGCGGTGGCGCGGGAGGGCGCCAGCGTCGCGCGTGCCAGCCGCCACGGCGCGTTGGCCCGGCTGCGGACCATCCTCGAGCCGCTGCTCGCCGCCGACACGCCATTGCCGCTGGAGCTCGCGATGCTGCTCGGGTACGAGGCCGCCGAGGAGATCGCGGCGGGGGTCGCGGCGACACCGCCAGCACTCGGGCCGCTGCAGTCGCGGGCGGCGTCCCTGCGGGCCCGCGGGGTCGTATTTCCGGCTCGCTGGCTGGCCCGACGCCTCGCCCAGGCCCTCGAGGAGCGGATCGTCGGGCTGCCCGAGGGAGCCCAGGAGGCGCTCGGCCTGCTCGACCTGGCCGAGGCGGCCGCCGTCGTGCTCGATCTCGGCCGCGCCCAGGTGCGGGCGCTCGCGTGGTGGCGGGAGGCGCCGCCGGCGGTCCGCTCGGCGCTGCCCGTGACCCGCCTGTGCGAGCGCCTGCGGATCGCCCCCGAGGCGCCCGGAGCGGCGGCGCGATGA
- a CDS encoding ABC transporter permease, translating into MAVEAVGRVPRRPGPVGRLGAGILDLLQVLGEAASLFAAAVRASAFAPIDRQRVVVQMVRVGTDTLSIGALLSIFVGMVLVVQAADQLRDVNESVLGPIVGLAMTKELGPVMMAFLLAGRAGSAMAAELGSMTVYDEINALRTMDIDPVRFLVMPRFVAATLALPLLILYSDFIGVWGGAVVVAIDPAIKLTVNEYFARMLEWVHLSDILIGLVKGLIFGMIASILPCTFGLRTRGGTEGIATATTAAVVWSFILILVFDFLIVRGSFAAG; encoded by the coding sequence ATGGCGGTTGAAGCCGTCGGCCGCGTCCCCCGACGCCCCGGTCCGGTCGGGCGCCTGGGCGCGGGCATCCTCGACCTCCTCCAGGTGCTGGGCGAGGCGGCCTCGCTCTTCGCGGCGGCCGTGCGCGCCTCGGCCTTCGCGCCGATCGACCGGCAGCGGGTGGTCGTGCAGATGGTCCGCGTCGGGACGGACACCCTGTCGATCGGCGCCCTCCTCTCGATCTTCGTCGGCATGGTGCTGGTCGTGCAGGCCGCCGATCAGCTGCGCGACGTCAACGAGAGCGTGCTCGGGCCGATCGTCGGCCTGGCGATGACCAAGGAGCTCGGCCCCGTGATGATGGCCTTCCTGCTCGCCGGGCGCGCCGGCTCGGCGATGGCGGCGGAGCTCGGCTCGATGACCGTGTACGACGAGATCAACGCGCTGCGCACCATGGACATCGACCCGGTTCGCTTCCTGGTCATGCCGCGCTTCGTCGCCGCCACGCTCGCCCTTCCCCTCCTGATCCTCTACTCGGATTTCATCGGGGTGTGGGGCGGTGCGGTGGTGGTCGCCATCGACCCGGCGATCAAGCTCACGGTGAACGAGTACTTCGCGCGCATGCTCGAGTGGGTGCACCTGAGCGACATCCTGATCGGGCTCGTGAAGGGCCTGATCTTCGGCATGATCGCCTCGATCCTGCCCTGCACCTTCGGCCTCCGGACACGCGGCGGCACCGAGGGGATCGCCACCGCCACCACGGCGGCCGTGGTGTGGAGCTTCATCCTGATCCTCGTCTTCGACTTCCTGATCGTGCGCGGGAGCTTCGCCGCCGGCTGA
- a CDS encoding ATP-binding cassette domain-containing protein, which yields MGAGARETPQRGVAVELQGLRRSYDGFDVLRGVDLSVRAGELLAIVGQSGTGKSVLLRQIIGLERPDAGRIVIGGLELPRYLAIAPEEKPFRIAMVFQSAALLASLTVAENVGLRLRERRRHSAAEIEAITRRVLADVELEGTEDKLPSELSGGMRKRVAIARALAIDPELILYDEPTADLDPILTQQIGELIRRIRTTRGSTQIIVTHNLPLARAIADRIAVLDRGRIVECSTPAELAESRQPLTREFLRAAALGL from the coding sequence ATGGGCGCGGGGGCGCGAGAGACGCCGCAGCGGGGCGTCGCCGTGGAGCTCCAGGGCCTGCGCCGGTCGTACGACGGCTTCGACGTCCTGCGCGGCGTCGATCTCTCCGTGCGGGCCGGCGAGCTGCTCGCCATCGTCGGCCAGAGCGGCACGGGGAAATCCGTGCTGCTCCGCCAGATCATCGGGCTCGAACGTCCCGACGCGGGCCGCATCGTTATCGGCGGTCTCGAGCTCCCGCGCTACCTCGCGATCGCGCCCGAGGAGAAGCCCTTCCGCATCGCCATGGTCTTCCAGAGCGCGGCGCTGCTCGCCTCCCTCACCGTGGCCGAGAACGTGGGCCTCAGGCTGCGCGAGCGCCGGCGCCACTCCGCGGCGGAGATCGAGGCGATCACGCGCCGAGTCCTCGCCGACGTGGAGCTCGAGGGCACCGAGGACAAGCTGCCGAGCGAGCTCTCGGGCGGGATGCGCAAGCGCGTCGCGATCGCGCGCGCGCTGGCGATCGACCCCGAGCTGATCCTCTACGACGAGCCGACCGCCGACCTCGACCCGATCCTGACCCAGCAGATCGGCGAGCTCATCCGCCGCATCCGGACCACCCGCGGCTCGACGCAGATCATCGTCACGCACAACCTGCCCCTGGCGCGCGCGATCGCGGACCGCATCGCCGTCCTCGACCGGGGGCGCATCGTCGAGTGCAGCACGCCAGCCGAGCTCGCCGAGAGCCGCCAGCCGCTCACGCGCGAGTTCCTGCGGGCCGCCGCGCTCGGCCTCTAG
- a CDS encoding MCE family protein, whose protein sequence is MLTREQRIGAFFVVGIVLLFVAIELTLGLGLLRRRYPLYATFRDVQGLDSGADVRLAGIKAGRVDGMQIEQGHVRVTLLINGGLVVKKDSLARLDFRALSGERFVSLTLGTPTAKPAEPGDTLEGETPASFSDVVDQLSGVAQNVNELVTSLNANSQRLLTNLADLIEQNRSELDQIAENVASITGKLDRGTGTLGLLLNDSSLYDRASAALGDVRQAVQDIGQVTHDLSEGRGTLGKLIREDGGLYAQVRETVDHLNESARNAEEITASLRDGQGTIGKALTDDTLYSTGVDALRSMNRATQSVEDQAAISVLGTIVTSLF, encoded by the coding sequence ATGCTCACGAGAGAACAGCGGATCGGGGCCTTCTTCGTGGTCGGCATCGTCCTGCTCTTCGTCGCCATCGAGCTGACGCTCGGGCTCGGGCTCCTCCGGCGGCGCTACCCCCTCTATGCCACTTTCCGCGACGTGCAGGGGCTCGACAGCGGCGCCGACGTCCGCCTGGCCGGCATCAAGGCGGGCCGGGTGGACGGGATGCAGATCGAGCAGGGCCACGTCCGCGTCACGCTGCTGATCAACGGCGGCCTCGTCGTGAAGAAGGATTCGCTGGCGCGTCTAGACTTCCGGGCCCTCAGTGGCGAGCGCTTCGTCTCCCTCACGCTCGGCACGCCGACCGCCAAGCCCGCCGAGCCGGGCGACACCCTCGAGGGCGAGACGCCGGCGAGCTTCTCCGACGTCGTCGACCAGCTCTCGGGCGTCGCCCAGAACGTGAACGAGCTGGTCACGAGCCTCAACGCCAACTCGCAGCGGCTCCTCACCAACCTCGCCGACCTGATCGAGCAGAACCGGAGCGAGCTCGACCAGATCGCCGAGAACGTCGCCTCGATCACCGGCAAGCTCGACCGCGGCACCGGGACGCTCGGGCTCCTGCTGAACGACTCGAGCCTCTACGACCGCGCCAGCGCGGCGCTCGGCGACGTGCGTCAGGCGGTGCAGGACATCGGCCAGGTGACGCACGACCTGTCCGAGGGCCGCGGCACGCTCGGCAAGCTCATCCGCGAGGACGGGGGCCTCTACGCGCAGGTGCGCGAGACGGTCGACCACCTGAACGAGTCGGCGCGAAACGCCGAGGAGATCACCGCGAGCCTGCGCGATGGCCAGGGCACGATCGGCAAGGCGCTGACCGACGACACGCTCTACTCGACGGGCGTCGACGCGCTGCGCAGCATGAACCGGGCGACGCAGTCGGTGGAGGACCAGGCGGCGATCTCGGTGCTCGGAACCATCGTGACGAGTCTCTTCTAG